A genome region from Tachyglossus aculeatus isolate mTacAcu1 chromosome 1, mTacAcu1.pri, whole genome shotgun sequence includes the following:
- the LOC119926921 gene encoding LOW QUALITY PROTEIN: G-protein coupled receptor 35-like (The sequence of the model RefSeq protein was modified relative to this genomic sequence to represent the inferred CDS: deleted 3 bases in 2 codons) has translation MNENVLLYIEVASDFSSLQKLNFEYELEILPHPQTSTRSRYVFIMSVDYMLKDLPETYTFWNSSHQPQIQFRSISSNALVFRTSHRTRLSYQNDSTFSEVHCLGFGTASRERPEKGEEAEWDCYHCHLRGRQSSVQHFLEDSLLCSSIGPLPTELWTHSSPLSYTCKTGDRARLQSGTNISEQDMAQTPPQPPVAFKLILDPIPTVSIFAIEGSPRLPRNCATTAENSTTVNYSMNCNLERTNSTKTATFVSMGTIFFLGLIFNSLALWVFCCKMKKWTGTRVYMINLVVADCSLLVSLPFILSTLHQENDGTGFCKISQTIYLINTHMSICTITVIAADRYIAIKYPLKSKSWRSPKKAVLICGILWIIVISSVSVSAITGENFCFGKKTTRDFTSTLFSLLGFFIPLVILSFCSIQVIISLIKKKKMATCEETAIQKTLVIVLANLIVFIICFLPLHVALLLKLVVDSVDSSCPFQEGVIAFIRVASRIANSNCCFDAVGYYFVAKEFQEASATAIPKFLRSRGQKPRHKLHQPSLMETEIDVPGRQSQNLVATC, from the exons TTATGTCTTCATAATGTCAGTTGACTACATGCTTAAAGACCTCCCAGAAACTTACACCTTTTG GAACAGTAGTCATCAGCCCCAGATCCAGTTCCGGTCCATTTCATCCAACGCCCTGGTCTTCCGCACCTCACATCGCACACGG CTGAGTTATCAAAATGACAGTACCTTTTCTGAAGTGCACTGTCTCGGTTTTGGCACTGCTAGTAGAGAGAGgccagagaaaggggaagaggcagagtgggactgcTATCACTGCCATTTGAGGGGCAGGCAATCTAGTGTTCAGCATTTCCTGGAAgactcacttctctgctcctccataGGGCCCCTCCCCACCGAACTCTGgacccattcctctcccctttcctacaCCTGCAAGACTGGAGACAGAGCCAGGCTCCAGTCTGGGACAAACATCAGTGAACAAGACATGGCTCAgacacccccccagcccccggttGCATTCAAACTTATCCTTGACCCCATCCCCACGGTTTCTATTTTTGCCATAGAAGGATCTCCTAGGCTCCCCAGAAACTGTGCCACCACAGCT GAAAACTCCACTACTGTGAATTACTCAATGAACTGCAACTTGGAGAGGACAAATTCAACTAAGACTGCCACATTCGTTTCCATGGGCACAATTTTTTTTCTAGGACTCATATTCAATAGTCTTGCCTTGTGGGTCTTCTGCTGCAAGATGAAAAAGTGGACTGGAACAAGAGTGTACATGATTAATTTGGTTGTGGCAGACTGTAGCCTTCTTGTAAGTCTTCCATTTATCCTCTCCACCTTACACCAGGAAAATGATGGTACTGGTTTCTGCAAAATCAGTCAGACCATATACCTAATAAACACTCACATGAGCATATGTACGATCACAGTGATTGCAGCTGATCGCTATATTGCAATCAAGTATCCCTTGAAATCCAAAAGCTGGAGATCTCCAAAAAAGGCAGTTCTCATCTGTGGAATCCTTTGGATCATTGTAATTAGTTCTGTATCTGTATCTGCAATAACAGGGGAAAACttttgttttggaaaaaaaaccacAAGGGATTTTACATCAACATTATTTTCCTTGCTGGGGTTTTTCATCCCACTGGTAATCCTGAGTTTTTGTTCAATACAAGTAATCATCAGCCTTATCAAGAAAAAGAAGATGGCTACCTGTGAAGAAACAGCAATCCAGAAAACTCTTGTGATAGTTTTGGCCAACCTCATTGTATTTATCATCTGTTTCCTCCCGCTGCATGTTGCATTGCTCCTTAAGCTTGTTGTAGATTCAGTAGACTCCTCTTGTCCCTTTCAGGAAGGTGTTATAGCATTTATAAGGGTGGCTTCACGCATTGCAAATTCCAACTGTTGCTTTGATGCAGTTGGCTATTACTTTGTTGCCAAGGAATTTCAGGAGGCTTCTGCCACGGCCATTCCCAAATTCTTACGGAGCAGGGGA CAAAAACCAAGGCACAAATTGCACCAACCTTCA CTGATGGAGACAGAAATAGATGTGCCTGGGAGACAGTCACAGAATCTGGTTGCCACTTGCTAG